The Coregonus clupeaformis isolate EN_2021a chromosome 20, ASM2061545v1, whole genome shotgun sequence genome contains a region encoding:
- the LOC121553850 gene encoding melanin-concentrating hormone receptor 1-like — MDFYNVSVLYDHTSLVAVNSSDASTGGDHDAYYNNAILPIIFGIICFLGIMGNCMVIYTILKKTKCRAKQTVPDIFIFNLSIVDLLFLLGMPFLIHQLMGNGSWCFGATMCTVITALDSNSQIVSTYILTVMTLDRYLATVHPIRFNYIRTPCVATGVIGLVWTLSLLTIIPVWMYAGLMPLPGDLVGCALLLPNPATDIYWFTLYQFVLAFALPLLIMCVVFFKILQHMATSVAPLPPRSLRVRTKKVTRMAVAICLAFFICWAPYYILQLVHVGVQNPSQAFSYAYNIAISMGYINSCINPFLYIVLSETFKRQLIVAMRPVHRKFRVKPTSTTEGSVSLRLAPERPQQDQSSRELLPANMAAH; from the exons ATGGATTTCTATAACGTGTCGGTCTTGTATGATCACACCTCCCTGGTTGCAGTGAACTCATCTGATGCTTCAACAG GTGGGGATCATGATGCCTACTACAACAACGCCATCTTGCCCATCATATTCGGCATCATCTGTTTCCTGGGCATTATGGGTAACTGCATGGTCATCTACACCATCCTGAAGAAGACCAAGTGCCGCGCCAAGCAGACCGTCCCCGACATCTTCATCTTCAATCTCTCCATCGTcgacctcctcttcctcctcgggATGCCCTTCCTCATCCACCAGTTGATGGGCAACGGTTCGTGGTGCTTCGGCGCCACTATGTGCACAGTCATCACCGCGCTGGACTCCAACAGCCAGATAGTGAGCACCTACATCCTCACGGTCATGACTCTGGACCGCTACCTGGCCACGGTCCACCCCATCCGCTTCAACTACATTCGGACGCCGTGCGTGGCAACCGGGGTTATCGGTCTAGTATGGACGCTGTCGTTGCTGACCATCATCCCGGTGTGGATGTACGCAGGCCTCATGCCTCTGCCTGGCGACCTTGTGGGCTGTGCCCTGCTTCTTCCCAATCCGGCCACTGACATCTACTGGTTCACTCTCTACCAGTTTGTCCTGGCTTTTGCCCTGCCTCTCCTCATCATGTGCGTGGTCTTTTTCAAGATCCTCCAGCACATGGCCACCAGTGTGGCCCCCTTGCCCCCCAGGAGCCTGAGGGTGCGCACCAAGAAAGTAACCCGTATGGCGGTGGCCATCTGCCTGGCTTTCTTCATCTGCTGGGCCCCTTACTACATCCTCCAGCTGGTTCACGTTGGAGTCCAGAACCCCAGCCAAGCCTTCTCCTATGCCTACAACATAGCCATTAGCATGGGCTACATTAACAGCTGCATCAATCCGTTCCTCTACATTGTGTTGAGTGAGACCTTCAAGAGGCAGCTCATCGTGGCCATGCGGCCGGTCCACAGGAAGTTCCGGGTCAAACCCACTAGCACCACAGAGGGTAGTGTTAGTCTGAGATTGGCCCCTGAGAGACCCCAGCAGGATCAGAGCTCCAGGGAGCTGCTGCCTGCCAATATGGCCGCCCACTGA